Part of the Impatiens glandulifera chromosome 8, dImpGla2.1, whole genome shotgun sequence genome is shown below.
TTAAGTGAGGTTATTCGTTAAGCCCAATGGATCAAGTTGATATCGaaaaaatttattcattagACAAGATTATTCATTTATCGAGATTATACTGTAGTAAACTCAactatttaattgttttatttagaCTTTCTAGTTATGTTCATtacaaattgaaatttatttgattttaaaaggTTACATAAGTTTCCCTCACATTATTAATTGTTgccttttttatataataatttttttttaaataaaagagaaaataagtGGAGAAAATGTCTTTTCCCCCTTCTTTGGTCCcatctcattttatatatatatatttaatattttgctCGGTGGAAATAAAAggagaaaataatttgatgtttaaattaaattgaatttaacatgataataatttgttttcatcTAATTTAATGAGTTTCTCTTCCACAATTAATTTTGATGCTCTTGTCTGATCTCAAATCCAagttcttctctttctctctttctctcacCTCAAAGCAAGACACCCCGTTTTCAGCCCTCTTTATCTCTCTCAAGATCTAAGCTTTAAGCTTgcctttcttcttcaataagCATCCCTTCATAGTCTTACTTTCTTCAACCACTTCACGAAGACGACAACGGATTTCATAAGCTTTCAGACCTTCAAAAAGCTTCCAGTATCGTATTACTTGTTGAGATTCTCGCCCTACTGAATCCACCGTTAATTTAGCGGAACAACTTATAAGGGAAAGGAAAATCACACCCCCATTCCTGATCTACTCTCTCTGTTTGTTTCTACGCCTACCCTTCACAAGCTTTTCAGAAATCCCCACCATATTCGGACTTTTTCCCACTTTCCCCTTTTCATCCTCGATTCCCGCTGCTACACTTTCCACTGGCTCACTGTCCTTATCCGGAAGAAGAACATAACCCTTATTTTCACATCCGATTTTGGCGTTACAAGTTTACAATCAATCAATTTTGTGAACTTAGGTTATTTGAGCAACATTCACACTTTCATTCCCGTTTAATCAGTGGATTGAAGTCAACCCATAATCTATTTTACTAAGATGCAGTCTGATCAGCGAAAAAAGGTAAAATAGTAGCTTTCTGATTGTTAACAGATCTGGACTTGGGTGATGATTATATGTCAATTGTGTCATTTTCTACTTATCTTGATAGTTTTGTATGCTTGTAGAAGAAAGTATCACTTTCCAGATCTATTGTTTTCTAGATTGTTTTCTTAAACatgacatgttttttttttgaaatgtagTCATCTGTAGAAGTAGACTTCTTCACGGAATATGGTGAAGGGAGCAGGTATAAAATAGAGGAAGTAATTGGGAAAGGAAGCTATGGTGTTGTATGTTCTGCATTTGATACATATCTTGGTGAAAAAGTTGCTATTAAGAagattaatgatatttttgaaCATGTATCTGATGCCACACGCATTCTTAGAGAAGTTAAGCTACTCAGACTTCTTAGACATCCAGATATCGTCGAAATCAAACACATTCTATTGCCTCCTTCAAGAAGGGAGTTTAAAGATATTTATGTTGTCTTTGAACTAATGGAATCTGATCTTCATCAAGTTATTAAAGCAAATGATGATTTGACACCAGAACATTACCAATTCTTTCTTTATCAGCTTCTTCGAGGTTTGAAGTATATACACACAGGTATACGTTCTAGAAGATCTTTCCGCGTTTCCAAtaattattgttgttgttgatgatgatgatgagaatgTGTTTTGCAGCAAATGTATTTCATCGTGATCTTAAACCGAAAAACATCCTGGCCAATGCTGATTGTAAACTGAAGATATGTGACTTTGGTCTTGCAAGAGTGGCCTTTAATGATACTCCTACTGCTATATTCTGGACAGTAAGTCTTTTTCTTTTACCTGtacaaataaatgttttttttttgttgacaaTATTCTTTGTTATGTGTAGGACTATGTTGCCACAAGATGGTACCGGGCGCCTGAATTGTGTGGATCTTTTTTCTCCAAGGTTATTATTCTTCCATTAAATCATTCAAacgatttatttaaatacttgGGACTTGTTTGATCtaaaggttatttgaataaccaaatgGTTATTTCCTTATAACCTTGTTCGATTTAGGTTATTGAAAATCAGGTCACTTGGTTataaacacatttaaaatagagggtattatGATATTTTGGTTCATAATGGTATGATTGCTGAGTAGACTATTGATTGGATAATGGGttcattaaaattaatcttaaataacccACAACAAACCAGGCCTAAAATACCCttattaaaactttaaataaaataaggaaaACCAAAAGAGAGGTTATTTTGGTCATTTATCCCAATATTCCACATCTTTATGAAACAAGATTTGGAATATATCTGGATTAATGCTTCACATGTCTGTTAAGCTTTTATTGGATTATATCTGAATTTTCTCTTGATTTGCAGTACACTCCTGCGATAGATATATGGAGCATTGGTTGCATATTTGCGGAACTGTTAACTGGAAAGCCTCTTTTCCCTGGAAAAAATGTAGTTCATCAACTGGATCTGATGACGGATATGTTGGGAACACCCTCTCCTGAAACAATAGCCAGGGTTTGTTCGATTGTTCTTCAGTTTGTTTAATTTTCGTATTTTAATAGTAGGTAAATAAATATTTGCTATTACAGATTAGGAATGAAAAGGCTCGGAGATACTTAAGCACCATGAGAAGGAAGAAAGCTATTCCTTTCACACATAAGTTTCCAAATGCTGATCCTCATGCTCTTAGATTGTTAGAAAAGATGCTTGCATTTGATCCTAAGGATCGACCTTCTGCTGAAGaggtatattataatttattttttatatcatatagaCCGATATTCTCTAATCTTTTGATGATATTCACTATGTTCGAATTTAGGCCCTTGCCGATCCATATTTCAAAAACCTAGCCAGGGTTGAGCGGGAACCCTCTGCTCCTCCAGTTACAAAAatggaatttgaatttgagagaAGAAGGGTAACAAAAGAAGATGTTCGTGAGCTGATATATCGGGAGACTCTTGAATACCACCCGAAGATGTTGAAAGAATATTTGGACGGAGCTGAACCAACCGGATTTATGTACCCAAGGTATTAttgattgttttgattttgttttcctttcAAACGTGTAATTGCTGCTGTTATTTCAATTTTTCTTCCCTTTTTTCTTGAACAGTGCTGTTGACCATTTCAAGAAACAATTTGCTTATCTTGAAGAGCACTATGGAAATGGAGGAACCGGTACTCCACCTGAGCGACAGCATGCATCATTGcccaggtatatatatatatatttttttttttaatttcttatattgtACCAGCCTGAGATCTAAGATATATAAAAGAATGGTAGATGGGACTATAATGGCTTGTTTTTAGAAGAGATAAAATCGACCCACATGGAAACACATTCTAGATCTGAATCTGGATTAGATTAGTAACAGTCAATAAACACTTTTTTCCATCAAGCATCTCATTTGGAACCAGAACTTAGTTAGAcacaaatttagaattttattttggtttctCATCtaaatccggatctagatccataCCCAACTTAAAAAAGGATTCCAAATGAAGACaagaaaatgtaaagaaattTCTCTGTAAATGAGATAATGTTTTAAGCCCAAACCCAAGATCCAGGTTCaagaaaatgttttcaaatgctttACTAGTTATAAGCTACTGACCTAAGATCCTAATTTACTCTACTAACATTTACATATACATGTTGGGTTGTTGTAGGCCCAGTGTATTGCATTCAGACAGAGTCGTTGTGCAGAGTTCAGCAGAAGTTGCAAATGAGCTCTCGAAATGTTCTATAAAGGAAGTTGATAAAGCACATACGGATAGAACCACCACCAACGGGGTGATCCCCATGACGAGAATGCCCCTTCCCCCAAATATCCAAGGTTTGcacttttatttttctcaaaatttctgCTACAACACTAAAATCACTCTTATTTTTTTGCAGCCGGTTCTGCTGCTGCTGCGAGACCTGGAAAAGTAGTTGGATCCATATTGCATTATAACAACTGTGGAGCGGCTGCAGTAGCTGGTGAGGCACTTGAACAAAGGAGGATAAGTAGAAACCCAGCTGTTCCACCTCAATATGGTGGCgccatttcttcatcttcttctacttcttccacttcGTACCCTAGAAGAAGTGCACCATGTAAAAACAAGAGGGTTGAAGATGGTGTTGTTGAAGGGTCTGATGGTCTGCAACCTAAACCATCTTTTGTCGCCAGAAAAATGGCTGCCGCCCCTGGTGGTGGTTCTGGAACCCACTGGTATTGACTTGTGATTGACTCCTTCGATGATACGTACAGTATTAGTTTAAAGATCGTGAAAATTGATAGATTTGACCACGGTTTTCCAATTGGAAATTTGGTTAAGATGTCGAGATGAAGAAAAGTTCTACACGCGTTTATGGgggtatattttgtttaatgttcCTGAATATAAAGGCGGACGTGTTTCATGACCTTACTCTATAATGATTATTATGTTTCCCGCCAAATGATTATAGTAATGTTCTTTTGGAAGCCAAACATTGTAAGTTCATCGATCGACATCTAATTTGAAGGGAGGAAAGAAAGAACTATTATTCTGGGATTCTAATGAATGGTAGCTGAAGAATGtcttaaattattgttttttatttctaCGTTAAGAGTTATTATTTGTTGCAAAGTATTGTGTTGAACTTTTAAAAAGATTatgtgtaagttgaacataaaaAGTTATCAAAAATTTAGATGTTATTTGTAACTTAAGTCATAATTGCAGAGCCTATTTGTTATTTCTTTAGATGAAAACTAACagattttctatttttattattttgtatgaatttattttaatatttaattaattaaatagagtTCAAGCACTAAATTTGACAATTATAGTATAGTTAGAGTCTACTAGgagaatctatatatataatgatacttaatttttaaagtgtccggattgccgggtcgagagctgtgattaatttggatatttatgtgagagtaaatggatacttgggtcgaattgtgggttgacccgcccataaacttaaaacggttaaaaataaatttaaaaatgttatttgtaagtttcgaacttgcaacctaatataacaaatacaacatttaaccaaatgtgattgagatatgatttttcgagggataatagaccgatatcatttgaaagtggttaaagaaatatgaatcaaatatttaattgaccaaagtgtgaggtcatgatgctaattattaaaaaatatgaatcaaatatttaattgaccaaagtgtgaggtcacaatgctaattattaaaaaatatgaatcaaatatttgattgacaaattgaaagtgtaaagtcacgaaatgagagattattcggaaaaaatatgttatgaaacatgtgagaaaataagttgttttatcgaagtgaataaaatgtagaatgagagcgttatattttttattttaataattttaaacatttaataaatattattataatttttttaatttattttatttttatcattatccgTATGCATCGTACGGAAATTTTCCTagtctaattaaaatatgaattaacaCAAAATTAGTTTCACCAACATTTTTAGTCATTTCATTGTCTTAAATAGAGACATCaatattgttttcttcatttttttttgtgtctAATTCATCCCgtttaaaatctcaaaatttgCATCTACAaccaaaatttacaaaataaaattttagtaacttatattattaatgagtaATACCGCTGAGTTAACACGGGCTGTCGGATTTCCGGTCCAACCGACGGGTTGACCGGGCTTAACTAGGTTGATTGTATTTCTGATTTTGTACATCAACCCAGCCCGATTTGACGACCGATTCACCGGGTTTGCCATTTCGACCGCCGAGCCGAGCTGGATTTCAAAACtatgattatttgtattttttgaaAGGAAATTAATTGTAGTTAATTCAAATTAGTAGTTGAGGGCCT
Proteins encoded:
- the LOC124911254 gene encoding mitogen-activated protein kinase 15; this translates as MQSDQRKKSSVEVDFFTEYGEGSRYKIEEVIGKGSYGVVCSAFDTYLGEKVAIKKINDIFEHVSDATRILREVKLLRLLRHPDIVEIKHILLPPSRREFKDIYVVFELMESDLHQVIKANDDLTPEHYQFFLYQLLRGLKYIHTANVFHRDLKPKNILANADCKLKICDFGLARVAFNDTPTAIFWTDYVATRWYRAPELCGSFFSKYTPAIDIWSIGCIFAELLTGKPLFPGKNVVHQLDLMTDMLGTPSPETIARIRNEKARRYLSTMRRKKAIPFTHKFPNADPHALRLLEKMLAFDPKDRPSAEEALADPYFKNLARVEREPSAPPVTKMEFEFERRRVTKEDVRELIYRETLEYHPKMLKEYLDGAEPTGFMYPSAVDHFKKQFAYLEEHYGNGGTGTPPERQHASLPRPSVLHSDRVVVQSSAEVANELSKCSIKEVDKAHTDRTTTNGVIPMTRMPLPPNIQAGSAAAARPGKVVGSILHYNNCGAAAVAGEALEQRRISRNPAVPPQYGGAISSSSSTSSTSYPRRSAPCKNKRVEDGVVEGSDGLQPKPSFVARKMAAAPGGGSGTHWY